The following proteins are co-located in the Palaemon carinicauda isolate YSFRI2023 chromosome 3, ASM3689809v2, whole genome shotgun sequence genome:
- the LOC137633643 gene encoding uncharacterized protein has translation MLLREFYLTVAASDESATLYLQEKGIIQVQDSCEKCDGPMRLTNKKSRGQDRMVWRCKRKGCQATRSTRTGNNFFTYTDLNCKLNSCLSLCKIMELVYLWTLSMDVDTVQTITGRSPTTIVDWFNYCREVCSAKVSVLKRGQMKGTESSPVQIDEARFAGRRKYNRGRMLDGDHAPEEDDEETVENNRNHGRRIDGPWVFGLIQGRDVRYFYVEKRNVETLIPIIQREVEVGSVIHSDEWPAYSRLQHLGFVHETVNHQRHYVDQATGAHTQRIERSWLESKYSILKKKRGVPIHPFQGHLDEYCWRFSKGADADLFICILEDIREILNT, from the coding sequence ATGTTactcagagaattttacttaacagTTGCTGCCAGTGATGAAAGTGCAACGTTGTATTTACAAGAGAAGGGTATCATACAAGTTCAAGATTCATGTGAGAAATGTGATGGTCCTATGAGGCTTACTAATAAAAAATCCCGTGGACAAGATAGAATGGTTTGGCGATGCAAAAGAAAAGGATGCCAGGCAACCAGATCTACTCGAACTGGCAACAATTTTTTCACATATACAGATCTGAATTGCAAGTTAAATAGTTGCCTTTCATTGTGCAAAATTATGGAATTAGTGTATCTATGGACTCTTTCCATGGACGTGGATACAGTGCAAACTATTACAGGAAGGTCTCCTACGACAATAGTGGACTGGTTTAATTACTGCCGCGAAGTGTGTTCAGCAAAAGTTTCTgttttaaaaagaggtcaaatgaaGGGCACTGAATCTTCACCAGTACAAATAGATGAAGCGCGCTTCGCTGGTCGCAGAAAATACAATAGGGGTCGCATGTTAGACGGAGATCATGCaccagaagaagatgatgaagaaactGTTGAGAACAATCGCAATCATGGTCGGAGAATTGATGGGCCATGGGTGTTCGGTTTGATACAAGGACGAGATGTGAGGTACTTTTATGTGGAGAAACGAAATGTTGAAACTCTAATACCAATAATCCAAAGGGAGGTGGAAGTTGGTTCAGTGATCCACTCTGACGAGTGGCCTGCTTATTCCCGACTTCAGCATTTAGGATTTGTACACGAGACTGTTAACCACCAGCGCCATTACGTTGACCAAGCTACTGGTGCTCATACTCAAAGAATTGAAAGATCTTGGCTGGAAAGTAAATACAGCATATTGAAGAAAAAGCGTGGAGTCCCAATCCATCCCTTCCAAGGGCATCTTGATGAATACTGCTGGCGATTTTCAAAGGGTGCTGATGCTGACTTATTTATATGCATACTTGAGGATATCAGAGAAATTCTTAATACTTGA
- the LOC137637819 gene encoding uncharacterized protein, which produces MFHYQHQTESGQYLFGSDCATLHTEESSFLLPLQNDPPLTPSGLQQPNALSSDLNSFCSNLSFQDIMEATGFDSDSNSLDSLIQSLWPDASETDESCCSAPSPAENSCEAATPNSSTGYAYAQDVILAMDSQQELQCHTTTTYSDMYNHTDDFSPSANLSMGNLTNNLSVRPTTILPLQCTGNVDTKIPMPEMPANIYNGYSVPDVTVFIDPWAANDNYSSGYGHYNVFNSLDLGDRDHNCKNMTSPQDSSPENPHRRPGQHRNCRVFLPEGEDKIKHIRQLANTRAKEHNARKKNERLTAAANLQTEEKRKQLLQQKYLQLLQEYRKGLSVKAQIQRDCSQCNFLSGQSNTDFSQ; this is translated from the exons ATGTTCCATTATCAACACCAGACAGAATCTGGGCAATACCTCTTTGGATCAGACTGTGCAACTCTACACACGGAAGAGTCTTCGTTTCTTTTACCTCTACAAAACGACCCACCTCTCACTCCAAGTGGCCTCCAACAACCAAATGCTCTTTCAAGTGATTTGAATTCATTTTGCAGTAACTTGTCCTTCCAAGACATCATGGAAGCGACTGGATTCGACTCTGACTCTAACTCTCTCGACTCTCTGATTCAGAGTTTGTGGCCAGACGCTTCAGAAACCGATGAGTCCTGTTGCAGTGCTCCTTCGCCAGCAGAAAACTCATGTGAAGCAGCAACTCCCAATTCATCGACGGGATATGCATACGCACAAGACGTG ATATTGGCAATGGATTCCCAGCAAGAACTTCAATGTCACACCACCACTACTTATAGCGACATGTACAACCATACAGATGACTTTTCCCCTTCTGCTAACTTATCAATGGGAAATCTGACAAACAATTTATCTGTGCGGCCTACGACGATACTGCCTCTACAATGCACCGGAAATGTTGATACAAAAATACCCATGCCCGAGATGCCGGCAAACATTTATAACGGATACAGTGTCCCAGACGTGACCGTATTTATTGATCCCTGGGCAGCAAATGACAACTACTCATCAGGCTATGGCCATTATAATGTCTTTAATTCCCTCGATTTAGGAGACAGAGACCACAACTGTAAAAACATGACTTCGCCACAAGACTCCTCGCCTGAAAACCCTCACAGACGTCCAGGGCAACACAGAAATTGTCGAGTGTTCCTCCCTGAAGGAGAAGATAAAATCAAACACATTAGACAGCTGGCGAACACCAGAGCTAAGGAACATAATGctaggaaaaaaaatgagagattaacAGCAGCAGCTAATTTACAAAcagaagagaaaagaaaacagtTGCTACAGCAGAAGTACCTACAGCTGTTGCAGGAGTATCGAAAGGGGCTCAGCGTGAAAGCGCAGATCCAAAGGGACTGCAGCCAATGCAATTTTCTCTCCGGACAAAGCAATACTGATTTTTCTCAATGA
- the LOC137637818 gene encoding uncharacterized protein: protein MLSPTRQYQHRQLEKGEEESFSKQQSLGSEMQQLQNDLQNIYSGFSPEDVRDEFERTTHLPIDLIADSLWREEGKPQAETQQLQTMLSRDNEIINWDMETITAALQAQEYQNFQTQDSREILLQDSQDDYPQEPMESFLQETQTPLAQDSQLPHPTQYVMEDAYNLQSGSTQWLCEGGPSHQYNIPWKFDHPKNTSSTEYHTTPAQDPTLTNANAYAVSEAPIFDTQYAENCVLALEIPHSADDTLTNQMPYAPNDTSNQNSVYSADSVLASEMPYEIVGDVVSGMNYSENYAPIPETTYTSNGTLTLDTPHSPNGSLFYGIPQAANNAISSDSTENETEITLENSQHSLPTSIIQHDKHGSDFSNNQKPKYFRAKTPSGYLILKAVPFQVDSSASPQNTDLLNDTPSNDGAFPSNEVHLLKKYIRFEGRSLDPSLGDSSNVEKSQDAAQSFQTTLPLQQNTQGFNEALQGANLPQQKSQDLSKSLQRTRLPHQHRKPRVYLPSSEAKKQYQRELAKERSKDYAKKQEESNRMLMCQEQKQKAINTHLTDLCHNLESMRLNCHTIYQQYREKMPPSSRQELDRFMMSDNRFDQVPQ, encoded by the exons ATGCTGTCCCCTACTCGCCAATATCAGCATCGCCAAttggaaaaaggagaagaagagagcTTCAGTAAACAGCAATCACTGGGAAGCGAGATGCAGCAACTGCAAAATGACCTTCAAAACATTTATTCAGGATTCTCCCCAGAGGACGTCCGGGATGAATTCGAGAGGACCACACACCTCCCCATAGATCTAATAGCGGACAGTTTGTGGAGGGAGGAAGGGAAACCGCAAGCAGAAACACAGCAGTTACAAACCATGCTCTCTAGAGACAACGAAATCATT AACTGGGACATGGAGACCATAACTGCAGCACTTCAGGCACAAGAGTATCAGAACTTCCAGACACAAGATTCACGCGAAATCCTATTACAAGACTCTCAAGACGATTATCCACAAGAACCAATGGAATCTTTCCTGCAAGAAACACAAACACCCCTCGCCCAAGACTCTCAGCTGCCGCATCCAACCCAGTATGTTATGGAAGACGCTTATAATCTGCAGTCCGGGTCCACCCAATGGCTTTGCGAGGGAGGACCCAGTCACCAGTATAACATTCCATGGAAATTCGATCACCCGAAAAACACTAGTTCCACTGAATACCACACGACCCCTGCTCAAGATCCCACACTTACTAATGCAAATGCTTATGCAGTTAGCGAGGCTCCGATATTTGATACACAATATGCAGAAAACTGTGTCCTAGCACTTGAGATTCCTCATTCAGCAGATGATACTCTGACGAACCAAATGCCTTACGCACCAAATGATACTTCCAATCAAAATAGCGTTTATTCTGCGGACAGTGTCCTGGCATCGGAGATGCCTTATGAAATAGTAGGTGATGTGGTATCAGGAATGAATTATTCTGAGAACTATGCTCCTATTCCCGAGACAACTTATACTTCAAATGGCACCTTGACACTTGACACGCCGCATTCACCTAATGGTTCTCTATTCTATGGAATCCCCCAGGCAGCGAATAATGCCATCTCCTCTGATAGCACAGAAAATGAAACCGAAATCACTTTGGAAAATTCTCAACACTCACTCCCTACAAGTATAATCCAACATGATAAACATGGCTCAGATTTTAGTAACAACCAAAAACCGAAATATTTCAGGGCAAAAACGCCAAGTGGCTACTTGATACTAAAGGCAGTGCCTTTCCAAGTTGACTCTTCAGCATCCCCACAGAACACGGATCTCCTGAATGACACGCCAAGTAATGATGGAGCATTTCCAAGTAATGAAGTCCATTTACTGAAAAAGTATATACGCTTCGAGGGAAGATCACTTGACCCTTCTTTGGGAGATTCTTCAAATGTGGAGAAAAGCCAAGACGCCGCCCAGTCTTTCCAAACGACACTCCCCCTTCAGCAAAACACCCAAGGCTTTAACGAAGCTCTTCAAGGGGCAAACCTACCTCAACAGAAATCTCAGGACTTGAGCAAATCTCTACAAAGGACACGTCTCCCTCATCAACATCGAAAACCTCGTGTCTATCTCCCTTCTAGTGAGGCAAAGAAACAGTACCAGAGAGAATTGGCTAAGGAAAGATCTAAAGATTACGCCAAGAAACAGGAAGAAAGCAACAGGATGCTCATGTgtcaagaacaaaaacaaaaagcaATAAATACTCACCTCACAGATCTGTGTCACAATCTCGAATCAATGAGATTGAATTGTCACACCATATATCAACAATACAGAGAAAAGATGCCTCCTTCCTCCAGGCAAGAATTGGACAGATTTATGATGTCCGACAACAGATTTGATCAAGTGCCTCAATGA